CGGACATGAAGAGATGGACATGGCTGTCCACCAGGGCGGGCATCAGGGTGCAATCGCTGAAATCAAGATCGGCGGCCGCGTCGGCCCCACCGCCAGCCAGGGGCTGGATGGCGCCAAAGCGCCCGTTCACGATCTCCAGCCGCAGGTTGCGCCGGGCCGGCTGCCCGCTGCCGTCGATCAGCCAACCGGCGACCACCCCGCGCGCGCCGCCGGAGGCTAATTTTTTATTGTTTGACAAAAGCCGAGACCTTCATTTATTGAGACTCTTCGACGCTCACCCAAGCGCCTGACCCCCGCTCTGCAGAGGCATACGCGATGCACGGCCATGTCGCCCGGCAACCGATTTTCGATAAAAACCTGAACCTTTTCGGTTACGAACTGCTCTTCCGGGACGGCGCCCTGACCTTCCCCACGGATGTCAGCGGCGATACGGCCACCTCGGAGCTGCTCTCCAGCACCTTTCTGACCAGCGACATCTACACCTACACCGGCATCAAGAAGGCGTTTGTCAACTTCACCCGCAACCACCTGGTCAACCGCATTCCGCTGCTCTTCCCCCGCGAAATCACGGTCGTGGAAATTCTCGAGGACGTAAGCCCCGAGGCGGAGGTCGTGGCCGCCTGCCAGGAAATCGCCCAAAAGGGGTTCACCATTGCCCTGGACGATTTTGTCTACCGGGCCGAGCTCAAACCCCTGATCGCCCTTTCCGAGATCGTCAAGATCGATTTCCGCAACACCAGCCCCGAGCGCATCAGCGCCTACTTCAACCTGCTCAAACGTGACAAAAAGCGCATGCTGGCCGAGAAGGTCGAAACTTACGAGGAGTTCAAGCGCGGGCGCGACATGGGCTTCCAGTACTTCCAGGGCTATTTTTTCGCGCGCCCCGAGGTCATCCAAGGCCGCACCCTCTCCACCCCCGAGATTCACCTGCTGCGGCTGATGGCCGCCGTCCAGGGCCGGGAACTGGATTTCGACCAGATCGAAAACCATATCAAGCGCGACATCACCGTTTCCTACAAACTCCTACGCTACATCAACTCGGCCTACTTCCGCCGCCTGCAGGAGATCACCGCCATCAAGCAGGCCATCCTGCTGCTGGGCGAAGTCGGGATCCGCCGCTTCGTCTCCCTCATGGCCATGGCCAAGCTGGCCAAGGGCAAACCCCAGGAACTGGCGAACCTCTCGGCCATCCGCGCCCGCTTCTGTGAACTCCTGGGAAGCCGGCTGAAACTGAGCGAAAACGCCGGGGAACTCTTCACCGTGGGACTTTTCTCGCTGATCGACGCCATCATGGACGACAGCATGGAAAACGTCCTGCAAAAGCTGCCCTTCAGCCAAAGCATCAAGGAGGCCCTGGTGGGGCAAAACGGTCCGTTGGGAGAGGTCCTGCAGCTGGTCATCGCCTATGAACGCGGCGGCTGGCAGGCGCTTTCGGAGCTCTGCGGGCGGGTGGGCATCCCCGAGGAGACCCTGCCCCCGCTTTACCGCGAAACCCTCGCCTGGGCCCAGGCCCTGGATGCACCCTAGCCCGTTCTCAAACGGCGGCTTCCAGCAGCGCGCAGCGCAGAAGGTCCAGTGCTTTCATGGCGAAACGCGTCTTGTTGGCCAGGCGCCGGCCGGAGGTAAACCGGAACCGGAAGGCATTCGCAGCCTGCGGCCCGGCCAGACCGATACAGACCGTGCCCACCGGCTTCTCGGGGCTGCCGCCATCCGGCCCGGCGATGCCGCTGGTGGCCAGCCCGTAGGTGGCGCCGGCCACCCGCCGCACCCCGACGGCCATCTCGCGCGCGGTCTCCTCATGGACCGCACCCACCCGCGCCAGGGTCTGACCATCGACCCCCAGCACCCCGCTCTTGGCGCTGTTGGCGTAGGTCACCCCCCCGAATAGAAAAAAGCCCGAACTGCCGGGAACGTTGGTCAGCCAGTGGCAGATCAGCCCGCCGGTGCAGCTTTCGGCCACCGCCAGGGTGGCCTTGCGGGCCAGCAGAAGCCGCCCGACCACCGTTTCCATCGCCTCCCCGCCCTCGGAGAAGACAGCCGGCCCCAACCGCTCCCGCACCCAGCC
This genomic interval from Desulfobacteraceae bacterium contains the following:
- a CDS encoding HDOD domain-containing protein, coding for MHGHVARQPIFDKNLNLFGYELLFRDGALTFPTDVSGDTATSELLSSTFLTSDIYTYTGIKKAFVNFTRNHLVNRIPLLFPREITVVEILEDVSPEAEVVAACQEIAQKGFTIALDDFVYRAELKPLIALSEIVKIDFRNTSPERISAYFNLLKRDKKRMLAEKVETYEEFKRGRDMGFQYFQGYFFARPEVIQGRTLSTPEIHLLRLMAAVQGRELDFDQIENHIKRDITVSYKLLRYINSAYFRRLQEITAIKQAILLLGEVGIRRFVSLMAMAKLAKGKPQELANLSAIRARFCELLGSRLKLSENAGELFTVGLFSLIDAIMDDSMENVLQKLPFSQSIKEALVGQNGPLGEVLQLVIAYERGGWQALSELCGRVGIPEETLPPLYRETLAWAQALDAP